A region from the Devosia lucknowensis genome encodes:
- a CDS encoding pyrroloquinoline quinone-dependent dehydrogenase, producing MTSHKTLTALMAASVMALPMLALAQDTTVSPSIEEGAPQQNTLPTSPDVSTPVVVEEGQDEPVTTTGPAAAPAIEGPATEVDAGEATTPGARIPGLPVPANEWRYASGAANGAKFAPFDQITPENAGQLELAWQVDFPTDVTMFNGITAAPIQVGDTLYGCTNNNLIFALDAENGEQRWRFDPGSDLSGVMSKKCRSVSYYEASQPIEECQARILAATVDARLFAIDARSGELCTSFGEEGFVDLLTDMGPVKKGFVLSTSGPTVTNGVAVIGGWISDGQEVGEPSGVVRAFDAVTGDFVWAFDPGNPDFHGRPPEGEFYERGSPNAWGLFSADEENGLVFITTGNATPDYWGAHRSENFEEFTSSVVALDSATGDVRWHFRTVNHDIWDYDVGTQPALVDLPGPDGEVIPALLQGTKRGQVFTFNRLTGEPIDPIEQRPVPQGAAEGDFTAETQPYPTNMPAFTGPDLTEADMWGITPIDQMLCRLEFQRLRYEGQFTPPSVGGSLQFPGYIGGINWGGVSVHQDEKIMIANWTRMPNRVQLIPREEADRRGWDAADAEGNFSVSMALGAPQMGTPFAVTNEPFMSPLKVPCLRPPYGMLTAVDLETYEVLWSRPIGTAANSGPFGIKSGLTWQLGAPMTGGTLVTETGVVVFGGSQDGYIRAVDMATGEELWTQKLPNGASATPMSYVSPSGKQFIVIAASGATGLYDNLNGYLVAYALPD from the coding sequence ATGACATCGCACAAAACTCTCACCGCCCTGATGGCGGCCAGCGTCATGGCGCTGCCCATGCTGGCTCTGGCGCAGGACACTACTGTCTCGCCCTCGATCGAAGAAGGCGCGCCGCAGCAGAATACCCTGCCCACGTCACCCGACGTTTCCACACCAGTGGTGGTGGAGGAAGGCCAGGATGAGCCGGTGACGACAACCGGTCCGGCGGCAGCGCCGGCAATTGAAGGACCCGCGACGGAAGTCGACGCCGGTGAAGCGACGACGCCCGGTGCCCGCATCCCCGGCCTGCCGGTGCCTGCCAATGAATGGCGCTATGCCAGTGGTGCTGCCAACGGCGCCAAGTTCGCGCCGTTCGACCAGATCACGCCCGAAAATGCCGGACAGCTCGAACTGGCCTGGCAGGTCGATTTCCCGACCGATGTTACCATGTTCAACGGCATCACTGCCGCTCCGATCCAGGTCGGCGACACACTTTATGGGTGTACCAACAACAACCTGATCTTTGCGCTTGATGCAGAAAACGGTGAACAGCGTTGGCGCTTCGACCCTGGCTCGGACCTTTCTGGCGTCATGTCGAAGAAGTGCCGGAGCGTCTCCTACTACGAAGCATCGCAGCCGATCGAGGAGTGCCAGGCGCGTATTCTGGCCGCCACAGTGGACGCAAGGCTCTTTGCCATCGACGCCCGCTCTGGGGAACTGTGCACCAGCTTTGGCGAAGAAGGCTTTGTCGATCTGTTGACCGACATGGGTCCGGTCAAAAAAGGTTTTGTGCTCTCCACCTCCGGCCCAACCGTTACCAATGGCGTTGCCGTGATCGGCGGTTGGATTTCGGATGGCCAAGAGGTAGGTGAACCTTCCGGCGTTGTTCGCGCCTTCGATGCTGTGACCGGCGACTTTGTGTGGGCCTTCGATCCGGGCAATCCTGACTTCCATGGCCGTCCGCCAGAAGGCGAATTCTACGAGCGCGGAAGCCCTAATGCGTGGGGACTGTTCAGTGCCGACGAAGAAAACGGGCTCGTGTTCATCACCACTGGCAATGCCACGCCCGACTATTGGGGTGCGCATCGCAGCGAGAACTTTGAGGAATTCACCTCGTCGGTCGTGGCTCTAGATTCGGCCACCGGCGATGTCCGCTGGCACTTCCGAACCGTCAATCACGACATCTGGGATTATGACGTTGGCACGCAGCCGGCGCTGGTCGACCTACCTGGTCCCGATGGCGAGGTGATCCCGGCGCTGCTGCAGGGCACCAAGCGCGGTCAGGTCTTTACCTTCAATCGCCTGACCGGCGAGCCGATCGATCCGATCGAGCAGCGTCCGGTGCCTCAGGGCGCGGCGGAGGGCGATTTCACAGCTGAAACCCAGCCTTATCCGACCAACATGCCTGCTTTCACGGGCCCCGACCTCACCGAAGCGGACATGTGGGGCATCACGCCGATCGACCAGATGCTGTGCCGCCTGGAGTTTCAGCGCCTGCGTTATGAAGGCCAGTTCACACCGCCATCGGTGGGCGGCAGCCTGCAGTTTCCGGGCTATATCGGCGGCATCAACTGGGGTGGCGTCTCGGTGCATCAGGATGAAAAGATCATGATCGCCAACTGGACCCGCATGCCCAATCGCGTGCAACTGATCCCGCGCGAGGAAGCCGATCGCCGTGGCTGGGACGCTGCAGATGCCGAGGGTAATTTCTCGGTTTCGATGGCGCTCGGCGCGCCCCAGATGGGTACGCCATTTGCGGTAACCAACGAGCCGTTCATGTCGCCGCTCAAAGTGCCGTGCCTGCGCCCGCCTTATGGCATGCTGACTGCCGTGGACCTCGAAACCTATGAAGTGCTGTGGAGCCGCCCGATCGGCACCGCTGCCAATTCGGGGCCGTTCGGTATCAAGTCTGGCCTGACCTGGCAGCTGGGCGCCCCGATGACCGGCGGTACGCTCGTGACCGAGACTGGCGTAGTGGTGTTTGGTGGTTCGCAGGACGGCTATATTCGTGCCGTCGATATGGCGACCGGCGAAGAACTTTGGACCCAGAAGTTGCCCAATGGCGCGTCCGCCACGCCGATGAGCTATGTCAGCCCTTCGGGTAAACAGTTTATCGTGATCGCCGCTTCGGGGGCCACAGGTCTCTACGATAACCTGAACGGATACCTCGTGGCTTACGCTTTGCCTGATTGA
- a CDS encoding TetR/AcrR family transcriptional regulator, translating into MKKPSRKDAQARRQAILEAAEMVFAEKGLEVPLNEICVAANVGRATLYRNFESRIELVHAIMSNNLDKLDDIVERGMSPSDTLVSYLTEVLAQLVRTGGLVYLINNDHRFSDRYFGHLSVMLERHIDGFRTDIDVRMVATVVNMMAGALAGSPFADRQQAEPLVLDLALRALR; encoded by the coding sequence ATGAAAAAGCCGTCGCGCAAGGATGCACAAGCTCGCCGTCAGGCAATCTTGGAAGCGGCAGAAATGGTCTTTGCCGAAAAGGGGTTAGAGGTTCCCCTGAACGAAATCTGTGTTGCCGCCAATGTAGGCCGCGCCACGCTCTACCGAAATTTCGAAAGTCGTATCGAGCTTGTTCATGCAATCATGTCCAATAACCTCGACAAGCTCGACGACATCGTCGAACGGGGCATGTCTCCGTCAGACACCTTGGTCAGCTATCTCACCGAGGTGTTGGCACAATTGGTGAGGACGGGGGGGCTGGTCTATCTGATTAACAATGACCATCGCTTCTCGGACCGTTACTTCGGCCACCTCAGTGTGATGCTAGAGCGGCACATTGATGGATTCCGAACCGATATTGATGTCCGCATGGTCGCCACGGTGGTCAATATGATGGCCGGGGCGCTAGCTGGCAGCCCGTTCGCCGACCGTCAGCAGGCTGAGCCTCTGGTATTGGATCTTGCCCTTCGCGCCTTGCGGTGA